The proteins below are encoded in one region of Planctomycetia bacterium:
- a CDS encoding sigma-70 family RNA polymerase sigma factor → MGVGLATSEPAGQTYEQRDPDVRLMLDVRADNAAAFEELVLRYQNRLVTVLEHLVGRRELAEDLAQETFLRVYRARKNYVPGSKFSTWLYTIANNVASNALRSQRRRREVHWESKPSGDSQAVMSLDQLAQAASGQMPTRLIDKAEMRDVVRMAVETLGERQRLAVLLNKFEGMSYEEIAQTMRMTTKAVKSLLTRARVNLRGVLEPYLERGDHPDPS, encoded by the coding sequence ATGGGAGTTGGCTTGGCCACGAGCGAACCGGCGGGGCAAACGTACGAACAGCGCGACCCCGACGTGCGCCTGATGCTGGATGTGCGCGCCGATAACGCGGCCGCGTTCGAGGAATTGGTGCTGCGCTACCAGAATCGCTTGGTCACGGTCCTCGAACACCTGGTGGGCCGCCGCGAATTGGCCGAGGATTTGGCGCAAGAAACCTTCCTGCGCGTCTATCGGGCCAGAAAAAACTATGTGCCGGGGTCGAAGTTTTCGACCTGGCTGTACACGATCGCGAACAACGTCGCTTCCAACGCGCTCCGGTCGCAACGGCGGCGGCGGGAAGTGCATTGGGAGAGCAAACCGTCCGGCGACTCGCAGGCCGTCATGTCGCTCGACCAATTGGCGCAGGCCGCCAGCGGACAGATGCCGACGCGGCTGATCGACAAGGCCGAAATGCGGGACGTCGTGCGGATGGCCGTCGAAACCCTCGGCGAACGACAACGCTTGGCGGTCTTGTTGAATAAATTTGAGGGCATGAGTTACGAGGAAATCGCCCAAACGATGCGGATGACCACGAAGGCGGTGAAGTCGTTGCTGACCCGGGCGAGAGTCAATTTGCGAGGAGTTCTGGAACCTTACCTGGAGCGGGGCGATCACCCCGATCCGTCATGA